CTTTACGCCCGCGCCGCGAGCTTCAACGTCTTCGGGCGCTGCGCCTCGTGCGGATGCGTGGCGCCGCCGTACACCTTCAGCTTCTTGAACTGCTTCCGGCCGAGCGAGTTCTTCGGGAGCATCCCGCGCACCGCTTCCTCGATCAGCTTTTCCGGGTGCTTCGCG
The Thermoanaerobaculia bacterium genome window above contains:
- the rplM gene encoding 50S ribosomal protein L13, with product KAAWSPSLDNGDFVVVINAGKAVLTGRKEQDKMYRRHTGFPGGLRETNAADMRAKHPEKLIEEAVRGMLPKNSLGRKQFKKLKVYGGATHPHEAQRPKTLKLAARA